In one Achromobacter spanius genomic region, the following are encoded:
- the carA gene encoding glutamine-hydrolyzing carbamoyl-phosphate synthase small subunit: MLPQLFPEGINRFPPAILALADGTIFRGVSIGAPGATVAEVVFNTAMTGYQEILTDPSYSGQIVTLTYPHIGNTGVNAEDVEANRVYAAGLVVRDCPARVSNFRSTQSLPDYLAAQGIVAISGIDTRKLTRILREKGAQGACIFVGTDAERAVEMAQGFAGMAGQDLAKVVSQKASTEWTEGTWQLGEGFSKPDQSKFHVVAYDFGIKTNILRLLADRGCRLTVVPAQTSAEDVLKLNPDGVFLSNGPGDPEPCDYAIDATRTFLDKKLPVFGICLGHQIMGLAVGGKTLKMKTGHHGANHPVQDLQSKRVFITSQNHGFAVDAASLPANARVTHVSLFDGTLQGFELTDRPAFCFQGHPEASPGPHDILELFDKFIALMSGQK; the protein is encoded by the coding sequence GTGCTGCCGCAACTTTTTCCCGAGGGGATCAACCGCTTCCCTCCTGCAATTCTGGCTCTGGCGGACGGTACCATTTTTCGAGGCGTGTCGATCGGTGCGCCTGGGGCTACCGTTGCCGAAGTGGTGTTCAACACCGCGATGACCGGGTACCAGGAAATTCTCACCGATCCCAGCTATAGCGGTCAGATCGTTACGCTGACCTATCCGCACATTGGCAACACCGGCGTCAACGCCGAAGACGTGGAAGCCAATCGCGTCTATGCCGCCGGACTGGTGGTCCGCGACTGTCCCGCCCGCGTGTCGAACTTCCGTTCCACGCAATCCCTGCCCGACTATCTGGCCGCGCAGGGCATCGTTGCCATTTCCGGCATCGACACCCGCAAGCTCACGCGCATCCTGCGTGAAAAAGGCGCCCAGGGCGCCTGCATTTTCGTCGGCACCGATGCCGAACGCGCCGTTGAAATGGCCCAGGGCTTTGCCGGCATGGCCGGCCAGGACCTGGCCAAGGTCGTGTCGCAGAAAGCCAGCACCGAATGGACCGAAGGCACCTGGCAATTGGGCGAAGGCTTCTCCAAGCCCGACCAATCCAAGTTCCACGTCGTCGCTTACGACTTCGGCATCAAGACGAACATCCTGCGCCTGTTGGCTGATCGCGGTTGCCGCCTGACCGTGGTGCCGGCGCAAACCAGCGCCGAAGACGTCCTGAAGCTCAACCCTGACGGCGTGTTCCTGTCCAACGGCCCCGGCGACCCCGAGCCCTGCGACTACGCCATCGACGCCACCCGCACGTTCCTGGACAAGAAGTTGCCGGTCTTCGGCATCTGCCTGGGTCACCAGATCATGGGCCTGGCCGTGGGCGGCAAGACGCTCAAGATGAAGACGGGCCATCACGGCGCGAACCACCCCGTGCAAGACTTGCAGTCCAAGCGCGTGTTCATCACCAGCCAGAACCACGGCTTCGCGGTCGATGCGGCCAGCCTGCCGGCCAATGCGCGCGTCACGCACGTGTCGCTGTTCGACGGCACGCTGCAGGGCTTCGAGCTCACCGACCGCCCGGCCTTCTGCTTCCAGGGTCACCCCGAAGCCAGCCCGGGTCCGCACGACATCCTTGAACTCTTCGACAAGTTCATCGCCCTGATGTCCGGCCAAAAGTAA